A portion of the Falsibacillus albus genome contains these proteins:
- the eat gene encoding ethanolamine permease, whose amino-acid sequence MENNHLQKSLKPIHLWAIAVGMVISGQYFGWNYGFEKGGTMGLIIAAIIITIFYTTFIFSYAELSTSIPHAGGPSAYARRAMGAYGGFMTGLACLLEFVFAPPAIAVATGAYINFLIPAIHPVYATVGVFVLFILINLIGVKGAALIELVATILALIGLAIYYAAGLPHIDAKVIFNESSFSHGWTGVMAAIPFAIWFFLAIEGGAMAAEEVRDPKKDIPKGFISGILTLVACTILTLLVTAGLGVGEGKPADYPLPQALANIYGEGSLLPITVAIIGLFGTIASLHGIIIGYSRQTFALARAGYLPRFLSKLSKRGVPHWGLIVPGSIGVICAGSANFANALITLSVFGAITMYCLSLISLFLLRKNEPRLDRPFKVMFPIIPAISLVLGLFSFYCVLRYSILTTNMPVFGIEVPLIFVILIVFGLGTIYYLAIGRKKLRPISEEFVTIEDVTDEKIS is encoded by the coding sequence ATGGAAAATAATCATCTGCAAAAATCACTTAAGCCTATTCATTTATGGGCCATTGCTGTAGGGATGGTCATATCCGGTCAATATTTTGGATGGAACTATGGTTTTGAAAAAGGCGGGACGATGGGGCTTATCATTGCTGCCATCATAATTACGATCTTTTATACGACATTCATATTTAGTTATGCAGAATTATCAACTTCCATCCCCCACGCAGGAGGGCCATCTGCATACGCGAGAAGAGCCATGGGGGCATACGGCGGATTCATGACAGGTCTTGCATGTCTATTGGAATTTGTTTTTGCACCGCCTGCCATTGCAGTTGCAACGGGGGCATATATCAACTTTTTAATTCCTGCTATACATCCGGTATATGCCACTGTAGGAGTATTTGTCCTATTCATTCTTATTAATTTGATCGGCGTTAAGGGCGCTGCGCTTATTGAACTGGTTGCCACGATTTTAGCTTTAATTGGGTTAGCAATCTATTATGCAGCAGGACTGCCCCATATCGATGCAAAGGTAATTTTCAATGAAAGCTCATTTTCCCATGGATGGACAGGAGTAATGGCTGCGATTCCATTTGCGATTTGGTTCTTTTTAGCAATAGAAGGCGGGGCAATGGCGGCTGAAGAAGTACGTGATCCTAAAAAAGACATCCCTAAAGGGTTCATCTCCGGAATTTTGACTCTTGTAGCATGTACGATATTAACATTGCTGGTAACAGCCGGCCTTGGCGTAGGAGAAGGGAAACCTGCAGATTATCCTTTACCACAAGCATTGGCTAATATATATGGAGAGGGAAGTCTGTTGCCGATCACTGTTGCTATAATAGGATTATTTGGTACAATCGCAAGTTTGCACGGAATTATCATCGGTTATTCACGTCAGACATTTGCACTGGCAAGAGCAGGATATTTACCTCGCTTTTTATCTAAATTATCCAAGAGAGGGGTCCCTCATTGGGGATTGATCGTTCCAGGGTCCATCGGTGTGATTTGTGCCGGTTCAGCAAACTTTGCAAATGCGTTGATAACCCTTTCGGTATTTGGGGCGATTACAATGTATTGCCTTAGTCTCATTTCCTTGTTCTTATTAAGAAAGAATGAACCGCGTTTGGATAGGCCGTTCAAAGTAATGTTCCCGATAATTCCAGCCATTTCATTAGTATTAGGTTTATTTTCATTCTACTGTGTCCTTCGATATTCAATCTTAACGACAAATATGCCTGTTTTTGGCATTGAAGTTCCATTGATTTTTGTGATTCTTATCGTATTTGGTCTTGGAACAATTTATTATTTGGCGATTGGAAGAAAAAAATTAAGACCCATATCCGAAGAGTTTGTCACAATCGAAGATGTAACCGATGAAAAAATATCCTAA
- a CDS encoding DEAD/DEAH box helicase, which translates to MSILNSIMKQWQFALKYEAKTVKKMGGDVHLLKNGECLLKEKNQAIYRFKRGMETIIPERSSIKASLDGKRFQGSVIQISGSDMIISLTSFIGNRVKELEIHTEPWQLLIELSNRLEEAKEKKSKLQRIQRVLKPGDIARHPTDIIKNGIHELMLRTKYNPATYLWGPPGTGKTYTLARIAARKYIKGQKVLILAHSNASLDVLMEETALYLEANDKWIPGEVIRYGNSSDSSIAKHPSLFSAKWVESRFPHLAARSFKSDGETDYHAIDISSRQLFKDKEASIINQAKIVGATLSKAATDQAIYLQSFDLVIVDEASMAYVPQIGFAASLGKRILISGDFRQLPPVAISDHKYVTRWLKEDIFHRAGIVKTVETQNRHPHLYILNKQRRMHPDISSFTNRHVYGGHVEDHPSVRYNRKSISEKKPFSQQAAIWVNTQIAAIYGAKDQKSHSRFHLYTALMSIQNLLEAQAEGTSSIGFISPYRAQAKLVNTLLEIFFPEDRTTGDKEGLAAATIHRFQGSERDMVLFDTVDCSSHNAPGRLLTNEQSLRLVNVAVTRARGKFVAFGDAKFLKQKTASQIPVRKLLDHLHSHHAVKQPSIINKHVLSLHKRLRWYRPNEVESLVSDLQKAKKEVILSTPHWRELGEEVKKSLMKMNEEVKVKLIANSTTSIPLKRFHPLQCSYTFPFIVIDRKVMWIGGEQLGINELQPARLWTKKGIQLLFELMNVSPQKSIKIKSFLKSATWKSEVSLGDYITKWTCCPFCDHHRTIRMHRNGKVLFSCSNCGQERYLTVKQVQVYLEHKQLLCPDGHQDATADKVGGDIFIKCNKCESMVGISHLY; encoded by the coding sequence ATGAGTATTTTGAATTCAATCATGAAGCAATGGCAATTTGCCCTTAAATATGAAGCCAAAACAGTAAAAAAAATGGGTGGCGACGTGCACTTATTAAAAAACGGAGAATGTTTGCTAAAAGAAAAAAATCAGGCAATCTACCGTTTTAAGCGAGGAATGGAAACGATTATTCCTGAAAGAAGTTCAATCAAAGCGTCTCTTGATGGAAAGAGGTTCCAAGGTTCCGTTATCCAGATATCAGGTTCGGATATGATCATTTCATTGACCTCATTTATCGGAAATCGTGTAAAAGAGTTAGAAATTCATACAGAGCCATGGCAGCTGCTGATCGAACTGTCCAATCGGCTCGAAGAAGCAAAGGAGAAAAAATCCAAGCTTCAGAGGATACAGCGTGTCCTTAAACCAGGCGACATCGCAAGACATCCGACCGACATTATAAAAAACGGCATCCATGAACTTATGCTCCGAACTAAATATAACCCCGCAACCTATTTATGGGGGCCGCCGGGAACGGGAAAAACTTATACGTTGGCGAGAATTGCTGCAAGAAAATACATAAAGGGTCAAAAGGTGCTGATCCTTGCCCATAGCAACGCATCTCTTGACGTATTAATGGAAGAAACCGCGCTATATTTAGAGGCAAATGACAAATGGATTCCCGGAGAAGTCATACGATATGGGAACTCATCCGATAGTTCCATCGCCAAGCACCCCAGTTTGTTTTCCGCAAAATGGGTCGAATCCCGCTTCCCTCACTTAGCAGCGAGAAGCTTTAAATCAGATGGGGAAACAGACTATCATGCAATTGATATCAGCTCCAGACAGCTGTTTAAAGATAAGGAAGCATCCATTATTAATCAGGCCAAAATAGTCGGGGCTACATTGTCAAAAGCCGCGACAGATCAAGCCATTTATCTTCAATCATTTGACCTGGTCATTGTCGATGAAGCAAGTATGGCCTATGTACCACAAATTGGATTCGCTGCGAGCTTGGGAAAGCGAATACTGATCAGCGGTGATTTTCGGCAATTGCCTCCGGTGGCAATTTCCGACCATAAATATGTCACTCGCTGGTTGAAGGAAGATATTTTCCACCGTGCAGGGATCGTCAAGACAGTGGAGACACAGAACCGGCATCCTCATCTTTATATCCTTAACAAACAGAGGAGGATGCACCCAGATATTTCTTCATTTACAAACCGTCATGTTTATGGAGGCCATGTGGAAGACCATCCCTCTGTTAGGTATAACAGGAAGTCCATATCAGAAAAAAAACCTTTTTCACAGCAGGCGGCCATTTGGGTAAATACACAGATTGCTGCAATATATGGTGCCAAAGATCAAAAAAGCCACTCTCGCTTTCACTTGTACACAGCATTAATGTCCATACAGAATTTGCTGGAAGCACAGGCGGAAGGGACTTCGTCAATAGGATTCATCTCCCCTTATCGGGCACAGGCAAAATTAGTAAATACGCTGCTGGAAATATTTTTTCCTGAAGATCGGACAACTGGTGACAAAGAAGGTCTAGCGGCTGCGACCATCCATAGATTCCAAGGATCAGAACGGGATATGGTTTTATTTGATACTGTAGATTGTTCTTCACACAACGCACCTGGGAGACTTTTGACCAACGAGCAGAGCCTCCGACTAGTAAATGTAGCAGTAACAAGGGCAAGAGGTAAATTTGTGGCATTCGGCGATGCTAAATTTCTGAAGCAAAAAACTGCCTCGCAAATACCAGTCCGTAAGCTCTTGGACCACTTGCATTCCCATCACGCAGTAAAGCAGCCATCCATCATAAATAAACATGTCCTTTCTCTCCATAAAAGACTTCGATGGTATAGGCCGAACGAAGTAGAATCTTTGGTTTCAGACCTGCAAAAAGCAAAAAAAGAAGTGATTCTTTCCACACCCCATTGGAGGGAACTCGGAGAAGAGGTTAAAAAGTCTTTGATGAAGATGAATGAAGAAGTTAAAGTGAAATTAATCGCCAATTCTACAACTTCAATTCCATTAAAGAGATTTCACCCATTACAATGCTCATATACCTTTCCATTTATCGTCATAGATCGAAAGGTAATGTGGATTGGGGGAGAACAACTCGGGATAAATGAACTGCAGCCTGCCAGACTTTGGACCAAGAAAGGCATTCAATTATTATTCGAATTAATGAATGTCTCACCCCAAAAAAGCATCAAGATTAAAAGCTTTCTTAAATCTGCAACATGGAAATCAGAGGTCAGCCTGGGTGACTACATCACAAAATGGACCTGCTGCCCATTTTGTGATCATCATCGGACGATTCGCATGCACCGAAACGGAAAAGTTTTATTCAGCTGTTCAAATTGTGGGCAAGAAAGATACTTAACTGTCAAACAGGTGCAAGTGTACCTTGAACATAAACAACTCTTATGTCCGGACGGTCATCAAGATGCAACTGCAGACAAAGTTGGAGGGGATATATTCATAAAATGTAATAAGTGCGAGAGTATGGTGGGAATTTCACATTTGTACTAA
- a CDS encoding amidohydrolase — translation MIIDNVRLYQPFKKKSKDGIFHVKLDEQGYIENLIEGRSPEQNEHVYDAKERVMTASFTDSHLHFLRYGLMKSELDLRHVTSWDEMKREVAEFYPQMEEEDWIVGRGLNDGQFEDIDHLLTGKDLDEIHLDKKMFFLHQDGHECVVNQKVLDLLKEEDDFEGIPDDFKETNDDGQWNGRFKDTAVHYIKRHFRGRSVENAKEAILSGIPHLLRHGITTIHTEDLNFIGSFEKLWNAYTQLEKEERLPIRVYLHHYLFNINDITNYLEHFSLRSGEGTDKVKVGAFKIFLDGTQRLHTSALRMAYRDKPDTAGNLVYTQEELNEMVRLAAENNMQVAMHAIGDRAVEQAIIALEQDEARTSKLHHRIIHAQTLGEDLLKRLEKLKPYIETQPSFLMGEWDKKAKWVGEDLAPYCDAFGSLLRHGIPITLSSDAPIGELNPLEGIFAAVNRTNKDQEPENGWMPQEKLTVDQAFNGYTFVPAEMEFTSKYKGKLEEGFLADFILLDHHPLEVEPKDLRQLRVCETWMNGKRVYSKKEDE, via the coding sequence GTGATAATTGATAATGTAAGATTGTATCAGCCTTTTAAGAAAAAAAGTAAAGATGGAATATTTCATGTAAAGCTGGATGAGCAAGGGTATATCGAAAATCTCATAGAGGGAAGGTCACCGGAACAGAATGAACATGTATACGATGCAAAAGAGCGTGTGATGACTGCAAGCTTTACAGATTCACACCTTCACTTTCTGCGCTATGGTTTGATGAAAAGCGAATTGGATTTGCGGCATGTCACCAGCTGGGATGAAATGAAGAGGGAAGTAGCTGAATTTTATCCTCAAATGGAAGAAGAAGATTGGATTGTCGGCCGGGGATTGAATGACGGTCAATTTGAGGACATTGATCACTTGCTTACCGGAAAGGATTTGGACGAAATCCATTTAGATAAGAAAATGTTCTTTCTTCATCAGGATGGACATGAATGTGTAGTCAATCAAAAAGTGCTCGACCTTTTAAAGGAAGAAGATGACTTCGAAGGTATTCCGGATGACTTTAAAGAAACCAATGATGATGGTCAATGGAATGGACGATTCAAAGATACTGCAGTCCATTATATCAAACGCCATTTTCGGGGAAGAAGCGTCGAGAATGCAAAAGAAGCTATATTATCAGGCATCCCACATCTTTTAAGGCATGGAATAACGACGATCCATACAGAAGACTTGAATTTCATCGGCTCATTTGAAAAATTATGGAATGCCTACACGCAGCTTGAAAAAGAAGAAAGATTGCCGATCAGGGTCTATCTCCATCATTATTTATTCAACATTAATGACATCACAAATTACCTTGAACATTTCTCACTTCGTTCTGGCGAAGGGACCGATAAAGTAAAGGTAGGGGCATTCAAAATCTTTTTGGATGGCACTCAGCGTCTCCATACTTCAGCCCTGCGAATGGCGTACCGGGATAAGCCCGATACAGCAGGTAATCTGGTATATACACAAGAAGAATTGAACGAGATGGTCAGGCTGGCCGCAGAAAATAACATGCAAGTGGCCATGCATGCCATCGGAGATCGTGCAGTCGAACAGGCCATCATTGCGCTGGAACAGGACGAGGCAAGGACCAGTAAGCTTCATCACCGCATCATTCATGCCCAGACATTAGGCGAGGATTTGTTGAAGAGGCTTGAGAAGCTTAAACCTTATATTGAAACACAGCCCTCTTTTCTGATGGGAGAGTGGGACAAAAAAGCAAAATGGGTAGGGGAGGACCTAGCACCCTATTGCGATGCATTCGGCAGTTTGCTCCGGCACGGCATCCCCATTACCCTTAGCTCGGATGCACCGATTGGAGAATTGAACCCATTGGAAGGCATCTTTGCGGCGGTCAACAGGACAAACAAGGATCAGGAACCGGAAAACGGCTGGATGCCACAAGAAAAACTAACGGTTGATCAAGCCTTTAATGGATATACTTTCGTTCCAGCAGAAATGGAGTTTACAAGCAAGTACAAAGGAAAACTTGAAGAAGGATTTCTTGCAGATTTCATCTTACTTGACCATCATCCTTTGGAAGTCGAACCGAAGGATCTGCGCCAACTGAGGGTGTGTGAGACTTGGATGAATGGAAAACGGGTGTATAGCAAAAAGGAGGACGAGTGA
- a CDS encoding putative holin-like toxin — protein sequence MVTTYEALTLMITFSSLIVSVIAVVVSMNKKK from the coding sequence ATGGTCACAACATATGAAGCATTGACGTTAATGATTACGTTCAGTTCGTTAATTGTGTCTGTGATCGCTGTTGTTGTTTCTATGAACAAAAAGAAATAA
- a CDS encoding GlsB/YeaQ/YmgE family stress response membrane protein → MGLLLYLVIGGIIGWAGSFIAGRNVPGGVAGNIIAGILGAWIGGIIFGDKGPVVAGMAVFPALIGSIIFVMIISLILRLLKNT, encoded by the coding sequence GTGGGATTGCTGCTTTATTTAGTCATCGGGGGAATCATCGGATGGGCAGGAAGCTTCATCGCAGGCAGGAATGTGCCTGGAGGTGTAGCTGGTAATATTATTGCCGGTATTCTCGGAGCATGGATCGGAGGAATTATTTTTGGCGATAAAGGACCTGTTGTAGCAGGGATGGCTGTATTTCCTGCGTTGATCGGCTCCATTATATTTGTGATGATCATAAGTCTCATTCTTAGACTGTTAAAGAATACATGA
- a CDS encoding spore germination protein, with amino-acid sequence MKKLCFQINVGSIIVDNISNNANINFGPTYQNSHTANSIIIGSCISIGDCVWNRNKILNGDIRVLKK; translated from the coding sequence GTGAAGAAATTGTGTTTTCAAATCAATGTAGGTTCAATCATTGTTGATAATATCTCCAATAACGCCAATATTAATTTTGGCCCAACTTACCAAAACAGCCATACCGCCAACTCAATCATCATTGGCAGCTGCATATCCATCGGGGATTGTGTTTGGAATAGGAACAAAATATTGAATGGTGACATCCGCGTTCTAAAGAAATAG
- a CDS encoding glycine betaine uptake BCCT transporter codes for MKNISSVFWITVAIVLASVIYGVAAPKNFEDVTANIQDFITSSFGWYYLILVTLIVVFCLFLIASPIGSIRLGKPDERPEYSTGTWFAMLFSAGMGIGLVFWGAAEPLSHFAVSPPLAKPGTDQALKESMRYTFFHWGLHAWGIYAIVALALAYFKFRKGKPGLISVTLEPLLGRYSKGAVGTIVDVIAVFATVVGVATTLGFGAVQINGGLSYLFDIPKSFTVQFIIVLVVTVLFMISAWSGLSKGIKYLSNTNMVLAVALLVLMLIVGPTLFILNLFTDSLGSYIQNIVQMSFRIAPLNAQHRDWINGWTIFYWAWWISWSPFVGIFIARVSRGRTIREFLFGVLILPALVSFLWFAVFGTAAIDVQQSGAADLTKLATEQTLFAVFNQFPMSTLLSIVAIILIGTFFITSADSATFVLGMQTTYGSLTPPNTVKLTWGIAQSSVALILLYSGGLQALQNALIVAAFPFSFIMILMMISLYKALNHEKKELGLYIKPKKKTKTKATPEATPNPEPHLD; via the coding sequence ATGAAAAATATTTCAAGCGTATTTTGGATTACAGTTGCCATCGTACTTGCTTCTGTAATTTACGGTGTGGCTGCACCAAAGAATTTCGAAGATGTCACAGCCAACATACAAGATTTCATCACATCCAGTTTCGGGTGGTACTACTTAATTCTAGTCACTTTAATTGTCGTTTTCTGTTTATTCCTTATCGCGAGCCCGATCGGCTCCATCAGATTGGGAAAACCGGATGAACGTCCTGAATATTCAACAGGAACTTGGTTTGCAATGCTATTTAGTGCAGGTATGGGAATCGGTCTAGTCTTCTGGGGTGCAGCAGAACCATTATCCCACTTCGCAGTAAGTCCGCCACTTGCTAAGCCTGGTACAGATCAAGCCTTGAAGGAATCGATGAGGTATACTTTTTTCCACTGGGGCCTTCATGCTTGGGGAATTTACGCCATCGTAGCACTTGCTCTAGCATATTTTAAATTCAGAAAAGGTAAACCAGGATTAATTAGTGTCACCCTTGAGCCGCTGCTAGGAAGATACTCAAAAGGCGCCGTGGGCACGATTGTGGATGTCATCGCAGTATTCGCAACGGTTGTAGGGGTAGCGACGACACTTGGTTTCGGAGCTGTTCAAATCAACGGTGGATTATCTTATTTATTTGATATTCCGAAAAGCTTCACAGTCCAGTTCATCATTGTGCTGGTTGTTACTGTTTTATTTATGATTTCAGCTTGGTCAGGACTTAGTAAAGGAATCAAATATTTGAGCAATACAAACATGGTACTTGCTGTCGCGCTCCTTGTCCTTATGTTGATAGTTGGACCAACATTATTCATTTTGAATCTATTCACTGATTCACTTGGTTCATACATTCAAAACATCGTGCAAATGAGTTTCCGAATTGCACCATTGAATGCCCAGCACCGCGATTGGATCAACGGATGGACCATCTTTTATTGGGCATGGTGGATTTCCTGGTCTCCTTTTGTGGGAATCTTCATCGCGCGTGTTTCAAGAGGAAGAACCATCCGCGAATTCTTGTTCGGCGTCTTGATTTTGCCGGCTCTGGTCAGTTTTTTATGGTTTGCCGTATTTGGAACAGCAGCCATCGATGTACAACAATCCGGTGCAGCTGACTTGACGAAACTTGCAACGGAACAGACATTGTTCGCAGTATTCAATCAGTTCCCTATGTCTACATTGTTATCGATTGTAGCCATCATTCTAATCGGAACATTCTTTATTACATCCGCCGATTCTGCTACATTCGTACTCGGAATGCAGACAACCTACGGATCATTGACGCCGCCAAACACTGTCAAGCTGACTTGGGGCATCGCACAGTCATCGGTAGCATTAATCCTTCTTTACAGCGGAGGACTGCAGGCACTGCAAAACGCTTTGATTGTCGCAGCATTCCCATTCTCGTTCATCATGATCCTCATGATGATTTCACTGTACAAAGCATTGAATCATGAGAAGAAAGAACTCGGCTTATATATCAAACCGAAAAAGAAGACAAAAACGAAGGCAACACCAGAAGCAACCCCTAATCCTGAGCCTCATCTGGATTAA
- a CDS encoding lytic transglycosylase domain-containing protein, with protein MIYGPSNSVKKLNQFVSDQAKKDIPPQYIPIYKAAGKKYGIPWSLLAAHHRVETKFSSVHNMVSSAGAEGPMQFMPCTFVGWSYPSCGGLGKGNIPEKDKTDPAVIKKYGGYGVDANGDGKADPWDPEDAIYSAANYLAKNGAADGHIKKAVFAYNHSQRYVQEVLYFSKMYQGPN; from the coding sequence ATGATTTACGGTCCATCGAATTCCGTCAAAAAATTGAATCAATTTGTTTCAGATCAAGCAAAAAAGGATATTCCCCCTCAGTACATACCCATTTATAAAGCTGCTGGAAAAAAATACGGGATCCCTTGGAGTCTGTTGGCAGCCCATCATCGAGTTGAAACGAAATTCTCGTCTGTCCACAATATGGTTTCTTCGGCTGGTGCAGAAGGTCCAATGCAGTTTATGCCGTGTACGTTTGTGGGCTGGTCTTATCCATCATGCGGAGGCTTGGGAAAAGGTAATATCCCTGAAAAGGATAAAACGGACCCCGCTGTCATCAAGAAATATGGGGGATACGGTGTAGATGCCAATGGCGATGGTAAAGCAGATCCCTGGGATCCTGAAGATGCCATTTACAGCGCTGCGAATTACTTGGCAAAAAACGGGGCAGCTGATGGCCATATCAAAAAAGCCGTCTTTGCCTATAATCATAGTCAAAGATATGTGCAGGAGGTCCTCTATTTTTCTAAAATGTATCAAGGTCCAAATTGA
- a CDS encoding cupin domain-containing protein, translated as MLIIDNYHFKDDCRTPNNPSLPLLVYKQALDSHHTPEACSELFQSNEWHGVWVNGVYPYHHFHTTAHEVLGVVGGEGSILMGGENGKTLEVQKGDVLIIPAGVGHKKVLASPDFQVVGAYPSGQSADLMKTGEQHHSKAAANIQQVKLPRTDPIYGKKGPMFDHWK; from the coding sequence ATGTTAATAATCGATAATTACCATTTCAAGGATGATTGCCGTACGCCTAATAACCCTTCGCTCCCGCTTCTTGTGTATAAGCAGGCGCTGGACAGCCATCATACACCGGAAGCGTGCAGTGAACTATTTCAATCGAATGAATGGCATGGGGTATGGGTAAATGGAGTCTACCCGTATCATCACTTCCACACAACTGCTCATGAAGTACTGGGTGTGGTAGGGGGTGAGGGCAGCATCCTGATGGGGGGAGAAAATGGAAAGACATTAGAGGTCCAGAAAGGGGACGTCTTGATCATCCCTGCTGGTGTCGGTCATAAAAAAGTACTGGCATCCCCAGATTTCCAAGTAGTCGGCGCCTATCCGAGCGGACAATCTGCTGATTTGATGAAGACTGGCGAGCAACATCATAGCAAGGCTGCTGCAAATATCCAGCAAGTCAAATTACCCCGTACCGATCCCATATATGGAAAAAAGGGACCTATGTTCGATCATTGGAAATAA
- a CDS encoding type 1 glutamine amidotransferase domain-containing protein, translating to MKKVVMVLTNSSKIDEENETGLWLSEFAEPYVEFKKNGIEVKVVSPEGGKIPVDPTSLEDEQPNEWNEPIAKLENTEILESVHFEDYHGIFLPGGHGTMFDLPESDALKEALAHFAEHNKLIGAVCHGPAGFVGTKLSNGKWLVDGVSMTAFTNEEEQQTGLDSLMPFLLESKLREQGAQFEASQAWSDHVVEDGNFITGQNPQSSQSAAEAFVKALKK from the coding sequence GTGAAAAAAGTGGTAATGGTCTTAACGAATTCAAGCAAGATTGATGAAGAAAATGAAACTGGACTTTGGTTGTCCGAATTTGCAGAGCCATATGTAGAATTTAAAAAGAATGGCATTGAAGTGAAAGTGGTGAGCCCGGAAGGTGGAAAGATCCCTGTGGATCCGACAAGCCTTGAAGATGAGCAGCCAAATGAATGGAACGAACCCATTGCAAAGCTTGAGAATACGGAAATTTTGGAATCAGTCCATTTTGAAGATTATCATGGGATTTTCCTTCCAGGAGGCCATGGAACAATGTTTGATCTACCTGAAAGCGATGCGTTAAAAGAAGCGCTAGCCCATTTTGCCGAACACAATAAGCTAATCGGGGCTGTTTGCCACGGTCCTGCAGGATTTGTCGGTACAAAGCTTTCAAATGGGAAATGGCTTGTCGATGGCGTCAGTATGACTGCGTTCACGAATGAAGAAGAACAGCAGACCGGACTGGATTCATTAATGCCTTTCTTATTGGAGTCAAAGCTGCGTGAACAGGGTGCTCAATTCGAAGCCTCCCAAGCATGGTCGGATCATGTGGTGGAAGATGGTAATTTCATCACAGGTCAAAACCCTCAATCGAGCCAATCTGCTGCTGAAGCTTTTGTGAAGGCTTTAAAGAAATAA
- a CDS encoding GNAT family N-acetyltransferase encodes MGSIRPLKEEDMQSFAQIAINAYPGIFESTEDALNQTADNFWELQLHDSSIEHYGYWKDGLLAGGMRLYSFQMNFHGKMIQIGGVGLVCVDLLHKKEKIAKEMIDFFLRHFEQKGINVVALYPFRPDFYKKMGFGYGTKMHQYKLAPNSFPYSVDKSNLVYLDSSHKDLLIECASRSAHRVHGMFIKSENEIKRMLSNPKMKTIGYLEGETLKGFIQFYFKKGSDSNFIYNHLVIKELVYESPDALAQICTFLHSQQDQIQQIILNTQDSFIDYLLSDPRNGTNHLIPSVYHETNTSGTGIMYRIINIERLLHDMATIPVCHIDKSCRINIQDTFMHQDQKQTVSLMCIDGTIRVKDAEAPTDFEAEIDISDFTSMMMGNITAARLYLYGKLQVSDADCLETLERLCASFKPPICTTGF; translated from the coding sequence ATGGGTTCCATTCGTCCACTAAAAGAAGAAGACATGCAATCATTCGCTCAAATCGCGATAAATGCCTATCCGGGAATATTTGAATCCACAGAAGATGCATTAAATCAGACTGCTGATAACTTTTGGGAACTTCAATTACATGATTCCTCAATTGAACATTATGGATATTGGAAGGATGGATTGTTGGCAGGAGGGATGCGTCTATATTCGTTTCAGATGAATTTTCATGGAAAGATGATTCAAATTGGGGGTGTCGGTCTTGTTTGTGTTGATTTACTCCACAAAAAAGAAAAAATCGCAAAAGAAATGATTGATTTCTTTCTTCGCCATTTTGAGCAGAAGGGGATCAATGTAGTGGCCCTTTATCCGTTCAGGCCGGATTTTTATAAAAAAATGGGCTTTGGATATGGCACCAAAATGCATCAATATAAATTGGCGCCAAACTCTTTTCCATATTCGGTGGACAAGAGCAATCTGGTCTATTTGGATTCATCACACAAGGATTTATTGATTGAATGCGCCAGCAGGTCTGCCCACCGAGTACACGGAATGTTCATCAAGTCGGAAAACGAAATCAAACGGATGCTATCCAACCCTAAAATGAAAACGATTGGATATTTAGAAGGGGAAACCTTAAAGGGTTTCATTCAATTTTATTTTAAAAAAGGAAGCGACTCCAATTTCATTTACAACCATTTGGTTATCAAGGAGCTTGTTTATGAATCACCTGATGCCTTGGCTCAAATATGCACATTTCTTCACAGCCAACAGGATCAAATCCAGCAAATCATCTTGAACACCCAAGATTCCTTCATTGACTATCTGCTTTCAGATCCAAGGAATGGCACCAATCATTTAATCCCAAGTGTGTACCATGAAACCAACACTTCCGGAACAGGGATCATGTACCGCATCATAAATATTGAAAGACTGTTGCATGACATGGCCACGATTCCCGTCTGCCATATTGATAAAAGCTGCAGAATCAACATTCAAGACACGTTCATGCACCAAGATCAAAAGCAAACAGTATCATTGATGTGCATCGATGGAACCATCAGAGTGAAGGATGCAGAAGCTCCAACAGACTTTGAAGCAGAGATCGATATATCCGATTTCACTTCTATGATGATGGGGAACATAACCGCAGCCCGGCTTTACTTATATGGAAAGTTGCAGGTCAGCGATGCGGATTGCCTTGAAACACTGGAGCGACTATGTGCAAGCTTTAAGCCGCCAATATGTACAACTGGATTTTAA